From Deferribacter autotrophicus, the proteins below share one genomic window:
- a CDS encoding TIGR04013 family B12-binding domain/radical SAM domain-containing protein codes for MSDFIFVKDKFNKYSIRALISSFERHFHFDYKLLNIEEIENYNVKGKLIFFSFNTFNKEKYYFLSKKIKDKGAITVCGGPHPTAKPSECIKYFDAVCIGEGEEIIKDVVEDFLDGALKKIYENFGLVNIDDYPSFPKKEKMFGPIEITRGCFFRCKYCQTPNLFDRKVRHKDLSRIFEDVEYAYKNNKTDFRFITPDAAIYQYNKGVNLEAIKELFEGIKKITKYDGRIFFGSFPSEINPYHVSRELIELMKSYCSNTRVVIGLQTASERLLSIINRPTDLAKVESVINDFLQFGFGVDVDFIFGLPFEEEKDVIESIKWIEKWNDRVRIHAHYFMPLPGTEFENEMPSQLSERSLLKLKSLEGEGKIFGQWVRQMDYSKKLVEI; via the coding sequence ATGAGTGATTTTATTTTCGTTAAGGATAAATTTAATAAGTATTCCATAAGAGCATTAATTTCATCTTTTGAAAGACATTTTCATTTTGATTACAAATTATTAAACATTGAAGAAATAGAGAATTATAATGTTAAAGGTAAACTCATATTTTTTTCGTTTAACACTTTCAATAAAGAGAAATATTATTTTTTGTCAAAAAAAATAAAAGATAAAGGTGCCATCACAGTTTGCGGAGGACCTCATCCCACTGCTAAACCCTCTGAATGCATAAAATATTTTGATGCTGTTTGTATAGGGGAAGGTGAGGAGATAATTAAAGATGTTGTGGAGGATTTTTTAGATGGTGCTCTAAAGAAAATTTATGAAAATTTTGGTTTAGTCAATATTGATGATTATCCGTCTTTTCCTAAAAAAGAGAAGATGTTTGGGCCTATTGAGATTACAAGAGGATGCTTTTTTAGGTGTAAATATTGTCAGACTCCAAATCTTTTTGATAGAAAGGTAAGGCATAAAGATTTGAGTCGAATTTTTGAAGATGTTGAGTATGCATATAAAAATAATAAAACGGATTTTAGGTTTATTACTCCTGATGCTGCTATTTATCAGTATAACAAAGGAGTAAATTTAGAAGCTATAAAAGAACTTTTTGAGGGGATAAAAAAAATAACAAAATATGATGGTAGGATATTTTTTGGATCTTTTCCTTCAGAGATAAATCCCTATCATGTAAGTAGGGAGTTGATTGAACTAATGAAAAGTTATTGTTCAAACACAAGGGTAGTTATAGGTCTACAGACGGCAAGTGAAAGATTATTATCTATTATAAATAGACCGACTGATTTGGCAAAGGTAGAATCTGTTATAAATGATTTTTTGCAATTTGGTTTTGGTGTGGATGTGGATTTTATTTTTGGACTCCCTTTTGAAGAGGAAAAAGATGTAATTGAGAGTATAAAGTGGATTGAAAAATGGAATGATAGGGTGAGAATCCATGCTCATTATTTTATGCCCTTACCAGGTACTGAGTTTGAAAATGAAATGCCGTCACAATTGAGCGAAAGATCATTATTGAAGCTTAAATCGCTGGAAGGAGAAGGAAAAATATTTGGTCAGTGGGTAAGGCAGATGGACTATTCTAAAAAACTTGTTGAAATATAA
- the trmB gene encoding tRNA (guanosine(46)-N7)-methyltransferase TrmB, with protein MEKSLMEREKIILDFSDKCYVFSEEIKPQVKPFVVYEEINFTEIFNNNNPVNVEIGIGNGEFITHYAELNSDENYLGFEVVKKVIRKAISRVERKGLENVRLIHFDAKFFVNLFPNNSVRRFYINFPDPWPKKKHHKRRLLKPEFLNLMSEKLVDDGELFIATDHVGYKEEIVTNLITSGKFKSVFDSWYINELRDYYPTKYYRKFASKTGVYFFHLKNEK; from the coding sequence ATGGAAAAGAGTTTAATGGAAAGAGAAAAAATAATTTTGGATTTTTCTGATAAATGTTATGTTTTTTCCGAAGAGATTAAACCGCAGGTAAAACCTTTCGTTGTCTATGAGGAAATCAATTTTACGGAAATTTTTAATAACAATAATCCTGTGAATGTAGAGATTGGAATAGGAAATGGTGAATTTATTACTCATTACGCTGAATTGAATAGCGATGAGAATTATCTTGGTTTTGAAGTGGTTAAAAAGGTTATAAGAAAAGCAATCAGTAGAGTAGAAAGAAAAGGGCTTGAAAATGTAAGACTTATACATTTTGATGCAAAATTTTTTGTAAACCTTTTTCCAAATAACTCAGTAAGAAGGTTTTATATAAATTTCCCTGATCCATGGCCTAAAAAAAAGCATCATAAAAGAAGATTATTAAAGCCTGAGTTTCTTAATTTGATGTCAGAAAAATTAGTAGATGATGGTGAACTTTTTATCGCCACTGATCATGTAGGATATAAAGAGGAGATTGTAACTAATTTGATTACATCTGGTAAATTCAAATCAGTTTTTGATAGCTGGTATATTAATGAGTTGCGCGATTATTATCCCACGAAATATTATCGAAAATTTGCTTCTAAGACCGGTGTTTATTTCTTCCATCTGAAAAATGAAAAATAG
- a CDS encoding DUF1858 domain-containing protein, with protein MQVSKDMVIADVLRKYPKAVEVFEKFNMGCVSCLGVQNETLEKGCMMHGINVNELIRALEDYISENY; from the coding sequence ATGCAAGTTAGTAAGGATATGGTAATAGCTGATGTTTTAAGGAAATATCCTAAGGCTGTGGAGGTGTTTGAAAAGTTTAATATGGGTTGTGTAAGCTGTTTAGGTGTGCAAAATGAGACTCTTGAAAAAGGGTGTATGATGCATGGAATAAATGTAAATGAACTTATCAGGGCCTTGGAGGATTATATAAGTGAAAATTACTGA
- a CDS encoding thiamine pyrophosphate-dependent enzyme: protein MKPMELNTNKKPVWCPGCGNYAIWNALKGAIAELGLNPWEVVTVSGIGCSGKMVNYIKCYGFHSLHGRVIPVATGVKLANKNLTVIANGGDGDGYGMGLGHFIHAMRRNVDITYIVHNNRTYGLTTGQASPTTLKGVVTKSTPEGVIDEPVNPIVYALSAGATFIARGYSGESELLKELIKEGINHKGFALIDVLQPCVSFAKEFSYDFYDNRVYKLDDNYDFTSKENAYKIAYEEDRFALGIIYKDISKPSYEEQHSVLKDKALVEREVRVRDISNILSAYK, encoded by the coding sequence ATGAAGCCAATGGAGCTTAATACAAATAAAAAACCAGTATGGTGTCCAGGATGTGGTAATTATGCTATTTGGAATGCTTTAAAGGGGGCTATTGCAGAGCTTGGTTTAAATCCTTGGGAAGTAGTAACTGTTTCAGGGATTGGTTGTTCTGGAAAAATGGTAAATTATATCAAATGTTATGGTTTCCATTCTCTACATGGTAGAGTGATACCTGTTGCTACAGGTGTGAAGTTAGCAAATAAAAATCTCACTGTTATTGCTAATGGTGGAGATGGGGACGGCTATGGAATGGGGCTAGGTCATTTTATACATGCAATGAGAAGAAATGTGGATATAACTTACATTGTTCATAATAACAGGACGTATGGCCTTACAACAGGCCAAGCATCTCCAACAACATTAAAAGGAGTTGTTACCAAGTCAACTCCGGAAGGTGTGATTGATGAGCCGGTTAATCCTATTGTTTATGCTTTGAGTGCTGGGGCTACATTTATTGCAAGAGGGTATTCAGGGGAAAGCGAGTTGTTAAAAGAATTAATAAAGGAAGGAATTAATCATAAAGGTTTTGCACTTATAGATGTTTTACAGCCATGTGTATCGTTTGCTAAAGAATTTTCTTATGATTTTTATGATAATAGAGTGTATAAGTTGGATGATAATTATGATTTTACCTCTAAAGAAAATGCATATAAAATAGCTTATGAAGAAGATAGATTTGCATTAGGGATTATCTACAAAGATATTTCGAAGCCATCTTATGAAGAGCAGCATTCGGTTTTGAAAGACAAGGCATTGGTGGAAAGAGAGGTAAGGGTTAGAGATATAAGTAATATTTTATCAGCTTACAAATAA
- a CDS encoding methyl-accepting chemotaxis protein, giving the protein MTKKLVGNISVLVLLQLINIAVFFNIKSKLLSYAEEGNIALIRKVLQDGSLYFIVISVVSIFVAFFLIYFLRFLILVPLKKVIKIFNEIGRGEGDLSQDLPVITYDEFRGLSDSYNEFIRKLREIIDNVRSHGILIAISSAKVKAKIGQATINAEKQNELAQFIFNASNEANIAICEVTKNTQYVTETTKENLDSAKDSLVKMNSIADKVNKINEQFQHFVSVVDMLSLSSEKIKGVLGLIQDIADQTNLLALNAAIEAARAGEHGRGFAVVADEVRKLAEKVKDATDEINQNIKNMIDNVNATKGESEHIVKDVKEATVVIDKTAKQFEKMINDFENNSDQLLKIASAIEELSITNDEIHKNVEEIHSLSKDVLDKMNEANIATDELNKETQLMQVLVSKFKTGAGECKFESILNIGMKYRDLCYERIKSLKDRGINVFDINYIPIPDTNPQKYKTSYDSYFEKELQPIYDKGVEEVPGGIFMLCVDKNGYAPTHNSKYSKQLTGNYEADLINSRDKRIYNDPTGISAAKNREKFLLQTYMRDTGEILCDLSFPIFIDGNHWGAIRIGFDPKEAFCLGK; this is encoded by the coding sequence GTGACTAAGAAACTGGTTGGTAATATTTCTGTTTTAGTTCTGCTTCAATTAATAAATATAGCAGTTTTTTTTAATATAAAATCAAAACTTTTATCTTATGCAGAAGAAGGGAATATAGCTCTGATAAGAAAAGTATTACAGGATGGCTCGTTATATTTTATTGTGATTTCAGTAGTATCTATATTTGTAGCTTTTTTTCTTATTTATTTTTTAAGATTTCTAATACTTGTTCCATTAAAGAAAGTTATTAAGATTTTTAACGAAATTGGGAGAGGTGAGGGGGATTTATCTCAAGATTTACCTGTTATTACATATGATGAGTTTAGAGGTCTTTCAGATAGTTATAATGAATTTATAAGAAAACTTAGAGAAATCATTGATAATGTAAGATCTCATGGAATACTTATAGCGATAAGTTCTGCAAAGGTAAAGGCTAAAATAGGCCAGGCTACTATTAATGCTGAAAAACAAAATGAACTTGCTCAGTTTATATTTAACGCAAGTAATGAAGCAAATATTGCAATTTGTGAAGTCACTAAAAATACACAATATGTGACAGAAACGACAAAGGAAAATTTAGATTCTGCCAAAGATTCTTTGGTGAAGATGAACAGTATTGCAGATAAAGTGAATAAGATAAATGAGCAGTTTCAACATTTTGTAAGTGTTGTAGATATGTTAAGTCTAAGTTCTGAAAAGATTAAGGGAGTTTTAGGTTTAATTCAGGATATTGCGGATCAAACTAATTTATTGGCATTAAATGCTGCTATTGAAGCTGCAAGAGCAGGTGAACATGGAAGGGGGTTTGCAGTTGTTGCTGATGAAGTGAGAAAACTTGCTGAAAAAGTTAAAGATGCTACTGATGAAATTAATCAGAATATTAAAAATATGATAGATAATGTTAATGCTACCAAAGGTGAAAGTGAGCATATTGTAAAAGATGTTAAAGAAGCTACAGTGGTTATTGATAAAACAGCAAAACAATTTGAAAAAATGATTAATGATTTTGAGAATAATAGTGATCAATTATTGAAAATAGCTTCGGCAATTGAAGAGTTGTCAATAACAAATGATGAAATCCATAAGAATGTTGAGGAGATACATTCTTTGAGTAAAGATGTTTTAGATAAAATGAATGAGGCAAATATTGCTACAGATGAATTGAATAAAGAAACACAGCTTATGCAGGTATTAGTATCCAAATTTAAAACTGGTGCTGGAGAATGTAAGTTTGAGTCAATATTAAATATTGGGATGAAATACAGAGACCTTTGTTATGAAAGAATAAAGTCACTTAAAGATAGAGGTATTAATGTATTTGATATAAATTATATTCCCATACCTGATACAAATCCTCAAAAATATAAAACAAGCTATGATTCTTATTTTGAAAAAGAACTGCAGCCAATATATGACAAAGGTGTAGAGGAGGTGCCTGGGGGGATTTTTATGTTGTGTGTTGATAAAAATGGGTATGCACCTACACATAATTCGAAGTACTCAAAACAACTTACAGGTAATTATGAAGCAGATTTGATTAATAGTAGAGATAAGAGGATTTATAATGATCCAACGGGGATAAGTGCTGCAAAAAATAGAGAAAAATTTTTATTGCAAACATATATGAGAGATACAGGTGAAATTCTTTGTGATCTTTCTTTTCCAATATTTATAGATGGAAATCATTGGGGTGCCATCAGAATTGGTTTTGATCCTAAAGAGGCTTTTTGTTTAGGTAAATAA
- a CDS encoding GGDEF domain-containing response regulator, with protein sequence MRKHILIADTSKVSRYVLENYLSEKFNVASVSSISEALDISNEIKPDLVIMSYELKDGNAFQFCESLKEKNLNIPLVIITSNKEEISKYDAYEYGIIEFLDRDKIDESIVDIVDEIINLYSNINLSDSYIVAVDDSITQLKFIENVLQQTNAKYKLFSDPKKFLMEIEKQIPDICIIDIFMDEIDGIELTKAIRKNKKLVNTRIVIQTGSRESSLIRTLIVFGADDYLLKPYSPEELLLKIINNVKIKKINDELDEINKELFLKATTDPLTKLYNRRFILEQLNILIANFNRYLTPFAVIILDLDHFKHINDTYGHDVGDDVLVHFSSILRATLRKTDIIGRFGGEEFLCLIPNISNESIATVVSKILSNVRSYKIKSNNETITFTVSIGCCIFNKNYKTSNEIIKCADEMLYMAKNNGRNRAYLKIDDDIIEIT encoded by the coding sequence ATGAGAAAACACATACTTATAGCAGACACCTCTAAAGTGTCAAGATATGTTTTAGAAAACTACCTATCTGAAAAATTTAATGTGGCTTCTGTTTCATCTATATCCGAGGCTCTTGATATATCAAATGAGATTAAACCAGATTTAGTAATAATGAGTTATGAATTAAAAGACGGTAACGCTTTCCAGTTTTGTGAATCGTTAAAGGAAAAAAATCTGAATATTCCTCTCGTAATTATCACTTCTAACAAAGAAGAAATTTCAAAATATGATGCTTATGAGTATGGTATAATTGAATTTTTAGATAGAGATAAAATAGATGAATCCATTGTCGATATTGTTGACGAGATAATTAACTTATATTCAAATATTAATCTCTCAGATTCTTATATTGTGGCTGTGGATGATAGTATTACTCAATTAAAATTCATTGAAAATGTTTTACAACAAACTAATGCAAAATATAAGCTATTTTCTGATCCAAAAAAATTTTTAATGGAAATTGAAAAACAAATTCCAGACATATGTATTATCGACATTTTTATGGATGAAATTGACGGTATAGAGCTTACAAAGGCTATAAGAAAAAATAAAAAACTAGTAAACACAAGAATAGTAATACAAACAGGTTCAAGAGAAAGTAGCTTAATTAGAACACTCATTGTTTTTGGTGCTGATGACTACTTATTAAAACCATATTCACCAGAAGAGTTGCTTCTTAAAATCATAAATAATGTGAAAATAAAAAAAATTAATGATGAGCTTGATGAAATAAATAAAGAACTATTTTTAAAAGCAACAACTGACCCATTAACAAAACTTTACAACAGAAGATTTATTTTAGAACAACTAAATATTTTAATAGCAAATTTCAATAGATACCTCACCCCTTTTGCAGTAATAATTTTAGATCTAGATCACTTTAAACATATTAATGATACATATGGACATGATGTAGGAGATGACGTTCTTGTTCATTTTTCAAGCATTTTAAGGGCAACACTAAGAAAAACAGATATAATAGGAAGGTTTGGTGGTGAAGAATTTTTATGTTTAATCCCAAACATTTCAAATGAATCTATAGCTACAGTTGTAAGCAAGATATTATCAAACGTTCGAAGCTACAAAATAAAATCCAATAATGAGACAATAACTTTTACTGTGAGTATAGGTTGTTGTATTTTCAATAAAAACTACAAAACTAGTAATGAAATCATAAAATGTGCTGATGAAATGCTGTACATGGCTAAAAACAATGGTAGAAACAGAGCTTATTTAAAAATTGATGATGATATAATAGAAATTACATAA
- a CDS encoding NfeD family protein, whose product MKNRSVYIFIIFLFFITLNLYAKDVVVIDIKGIITSATTNFVKKGIVSAEKVNGILLLRIDTPGGLLSSTRNIIQLMFKSSVPVVSVVYPAGARAGSAGSFIVMASDYALMYEGSVIGAAHPVSITGKNIEGDMRKKVENDTVAFMKAIAEKRKRNVNNAVLMVTESKSFTAKEAYENGLIDGIVNSDDEIDKFLMDTFNFKSINYTFLKPTTFETIKFFLSDPNVLVFLLLITLLSLYLEIKFGGTFIFAGISIISFILFLIGLNIIPVNYFALLLFLAGIVLLIMEIFIPSFGLLALSSIVLIILGLNLLFRVNGNLGIKVAWYVIASIVLIIVILVLVIGKVIIKDYRKNPVTGAEKFKDLEGEIVYWDKGKGKVFVNGEYWDAVSDQKFKKGDKVKIKEVKGLILLVEKIKDE is encoded by the coding sequence ATGAAAAATAGATCAGTATATATTTTCATAATTTTCTTATTTTTCATAACCTTAAATTTATATGCAAAAGATGTAGTTGTAATTGATATTAAAGGGATTATAACTTCTGCGACTACCAATTTTGTGAAAAAAGGAATTGTATCAGCGGAAAAAGTGAATGGGATATTACTGTTAAGAATTGATACTCCAGGAGGTCTTCTTTCTTCCACAAGAAATATAATACAGCTTATGTTTAAAAGCAGTGTGCCTGTTGTTTCTGTGGTTTATCCTGCTGGTGCAAGGGCTGGTTCTGCAGGTTCTTTCATAGTAATGGCATCAGATTATGCTTTAATGTATGAAGGTTCTGTTATCGGTGCGGCTCATCCAGTATCAATAACAGGAAAGAACATTGAAGGGGATATGCGAAAGAAGGTTGAAAATGATACTGTAGCTTTTATGAAGGCCATTGCAGAAAAGCGTAAAAGAAATGTAAATAATGCTGTTTTAATGGTAACTGAATCAAAAAGTTTTACAGCTAAAGAAGCTTATGAAAATGGATTAATTGATGGAATAGTTAATTCTGATGATGAAATCGATAAGTTTTTAATGGATACCTTTAACTTTAAAAGTATTAACTATACGTTTTTGAAGCCTACTACTTTTGAAACAATAAAATTTTTTTTGAGTGATCCGAATGTTCTTGTGTTTTTACTTTTAATAACTTTGCTTTCTCTTTATCTTGAGATAAAATTTGGTGGGACGTTTATTTTTGCCGGAATATCAATAATATCTTTTATTCTTTTTTTAATCGGGCTTAATATTATTCCTGTCAATTATTTTGCTTTATTGCTGTTTTTGGCTGGGATTGTGTTACTTATTATGGAGATTTTTATCCCAAGTTTTGGGCTTCTTGCACTTTCTTCTATTGTATTAATAATCTTAGGCCTTAATTTACTTTTTAGAGTTAATGGAAATTTGGGGATAAAAGTGGCTTGGTATGTTATAGCATCGATTGTTTTAATTATAGTTATATTAGTGTTGGTAATTGGCAAGGTTATTATAAAAGATTATAGAAAAAATCCAGTTACAGGAGCTGAGAAATTTAAAGATCTTGAAGGGGAAATAGTTTATTGGGATAAGGGTAAGGGGAAAGTTTTTGTCAATGGTGAGTATTGGGATGCAGTGAGTGATCAAAAATTTAAAAAAGGTGATAAGGTTAAGATAAAAGAAGTAAAAGGGCTAATCCTATTAGTGGAAAAGATCAAGGATGAGTGA
- a CDS encoding MBL fold metallo-hydrolase, with the protein MKITDLTDRFFLIDHGPTYTCGVNTEDGVILFDTSLDGSNAKKIDKILQKDVKAIFHTHSHADHMGGDFFFVNKYDCQVYIDKRELSFVADTFLEPSLLYGGAAYIEITGKFLSANSVEKVEKLEKGVHFLNKNDITVFDLSGHSPGLTGYLVDEYLFVGDALFSPAIIEKYKILYLFNPFAYYQSLNKIMEIECENVIFCHKGMIDKEELKSLIDVNINHLDKMYNTLYELCDGLTAEEISDRLFEKFDIKLNMDLINLINSTVKGYLYWLEKDEKIKPYYDKGIRWKRV; encoded by the coding sequence GTGAAAATTACTGATTTAACAGATCGGTTTTTTCTGATTGACCATGGCCCAACATATACCTGTGGGGTAAATACAGAGGATGGAGTAATTCTTTTTGATACATCACTTGATGGCTCAAATGCTAAAAAAATTGATAAAATTTTACAAAAAGATGTAAAAGCCATTTTTCACACCCATTCGCATGCTGATCACATGGGAGGAGATTTCTTCTTTGTAAACAAGTATGATTGCCAAGTTTATATAGATAAAAGGGAATTATCTTTTGTAGCGGATACCTTTTTGGAGCCTTCACTACTTTATGGTGGAGCTGCTTATATTGAAATTACAGGGAAGTTTTTATCGGCTAATTCTGTGGAAAAGGTGGAAAAACTTGAAAAAGGGGTTCATTTTTTGAATAAGAACGATATAACTGTTTTTGATCTAAGCGGTCATTCACCAGGACTTACTGGGTATCTCGTTGATGAATATCTGTTTGTTGGTGATGCTTTATTTTCACCTGCCATAATAGAAAAGTACAAGATTTTGTATCTTTTTAATCCGTTTGCATATTATCAGTCTTTAAACAAGATTATGGAAATTGAATGTGAAAATGTAATTTTCTGCCATAAGGGCATGATAGATAAGGAAGAACTGAAAAGTTTAATTGATGTGAATATTAATCATCTTGACAAGATGTATAACACTCTTTATGAACTTTGTGATGGGCTAACGGCCGAAGAGATAAGTGATAGGCTTTTTGAAAAATTTGATATTAAGCTGAATATGGATTTAATAAATTTGATAAATTCTACCGTAAAAGGTTATTTATATTGGCTAGAAAAGGATGAAAAGATAAAACCTTATTATGATAAAGGGATAAGATGGAAAAGAGTTTAA
- a CDS encoding HP0495 family protein: MKGIDKQKIKDLIDFPVIYTFKIIGVNSDSFILDVEGIFSQKEILSLKWEKSRLNKYISATVIVEISNEDELIAYYEKIKAIKEVKYFL; the protein is encoded by the coding sequence ATGAAAGGTATAGATAAACAAAAAATAAAGGATTTAATTGATTTTCCGGTAATATATACTTTCAAAATTATTGGTGTAAATAGTGATAGTTTTATTTTAGATGTTGAGGGTATTTTTAGCCAAAAAGAAATTTTATCTCTTAAATGGGAAAAAAGTAGGTTGAATAAGTACATATCAGCTACTGTTATTGTTGAGATATCGAATGAAGATGAATTAATTGCATATTATGAAAAGATTAAAGCCATTAAAGAGGTAAAGTATTTTTTGTAA
- a CDS encoding IclR family transcriptional regulator, producing MTYKANVKLVQSVLHALQLFEVFRTTENKDEFGVTELSKSLGLHKNNVFRLLATLESRGYIEQNPETENYRLGIEIFNLGQQFINKLGILKLAKPFMEKIVSEVNESVYIGILRKGFVVYLDIVEANQNVRVVSRVGKDVPAYCTAIGKIQLAYASEEEINSIYMGARLKRYTENTITSLPELKKHLKEVLANDYALDNEEYEERVRCIAVPVKDYLGVPVAALSVTGPACRMTDDKIFNEIYPVAKKYAREISKRLGYQG from the coding sequence GTGACTTATAAGGCAAATGTAAAATTAGTTCAATCAGTGCTTCATGCATTGCAGTTGTTTGAAGTGTTTAGAACAACTGAAAATAAGGATGAATTTGGTGTTACTGAATTGAGTAAATCATTAGGGCTACATAAGAACAATGTATTCAGATTATTGGCTACCCTTGAGTCTAGAGGGTATATTGAGCAAAATCCCGAGACAGAAAATTACAGGCTTGGAATTGAAATTTTCAATTTGGGGCAACAATTTATCAATAAGCTAGGTATTTTAAAACTTGCAAAACCGTTTATGGAAAAAATAGTATCTGAGGTAAATGAATCCGTATATATTGGTATTTTGAGAAAAGGGTTTGTTGTATATTTAGATATTGTGGAAGCAAATCAAAATGTAAGGGTAGTTTCAAGAGTAGGAAAAGATGTGCCAGCGTATTGTACTGCTATTGGTAAAATCCAGCTTGCTTATGCTTCCGAAGAGGAAATTAACAGTATTTATATGGGTGCTAGATTAAAAAGATATACAGAAAATACAATTACTTCCTTGCCTGAATTGAAAAAACATCTGAAAGAAGTATTAGCAAATGATTATGCCTTAGATAATGAAGAGTATGAAGAAAGAGTTAGATGTATTGCTGTACCTGTAAAGGATTATTTAGGGGTACCTGTTGCAGCTCTTAGTGTGACTGGACCTGCTTGCAGAATGACTGATGATAAAATTTTTAATGAAATATATCCTGTAGCAAAGAAGTATGCAAGAGAGATATCAAAAAGGCTTGGTTATCAAGGGTGA